The following are encoded in a window of Pseudomonas sp. St316 genomic DNA:
- a CDS encoding chemotaxis protein, protein MKSTTFQTLIVGSLCLAVSGLTGGLYNQSQRVTELENANVQRFQTLDTLQRDSNTLMDAQEKLQYALKDLKQMVDTGEQQANTLDPMLDQWAQEIQELRDGLADRATEADMIALRVRLEHVEQQLLDIKTQPPLPPPPTPSSAKPNKAARAKPAPLSPPFSILGVESRGGERFLAVAPPDSRSLKDIQLLHNGEQLGTWQLKALEPNAAIFAVATQPDQTVYLP, encoded by the coding sequence ATGAAATCCACGACGTTCCAAACCCTCATTGTCGGCTCACTTTGCCTGGCGGTCTCCGGGCTCACTGGTGGTTTGTACAACCAGTCTCAACGCGTGACCGAGCTGGAAAATGCGAACGTTCAACGCTTCCAGACACTGGATACCCTGCAACGTGACTCCAACACGCTCATGGACGCACAGGAAAAGCTGCAATACGCACTGAAAGACCTGAAGCAAATGGTCGATACCGGTGAGCAACAGGCCAATACCCTCGATCCGATGTTGGATCAATGGGCGCAAGAGATACAGGAGCTACGCGACGGTCTGGCAGACCGCGCCACCGAAGCCGACATGATCGCGCTGCGCGTGCGACTTGAGCACGTCGAGCAGCAACTCCTGGACATCAAGACCCAGCCACCACTCCCACCACCACCAACGCCCTCCTCGGCTAAGCCGAATAAAGCCGCTCGCGCCAAGCCTGCCCCGCTCTCACCGCCATTCTCAATACTGGGTGTTGAATCTCGCGGTGGCGAGCGCTTTCTAGCGGTAGCTCCTCCTGATAGTCGTTCGCTCAAGGATATCCAGTTGCTGCACAACGGCGAGCAGCTCGGCACATGGCAGTTGAAGGCGCTAGAGCCGAACGCGGCCATCTTCGCTGTGGCCACTCAGCCAGACCAGACCGTGTACCTCCCTTGA
- a CDS encoding PFL_4703 family integrating conjugative element protein: MSRFRNKVDAQQAHIFSLRLAVMILALVCAGLWYGWRSAPTDLTVHVPPDLRSGSTRKWWDIPSENVYAFALYIFGQLNRWPSDGEQDYRRAIYSLQSYLTPACKAFLDGDYEYRKAAGELRQRVRGVYEILGRGYSEDPELRVKQLDRDSWLVTLDLNADEYYAAEPVKRVVVRYPLRVVRFDLDPERNKWGLALDCYQGTPQKIALPGGEP, translated from the coding sequence ATGAGCCGATTTCGGAACAAGGTGGACGCCCAACAGGCCCATATCTTCAGCCTGCGTCTGGCGGTAATGATCCTCGCCTTGGTCTGCGCCGGACTCTGGTATGGCTGGCGCTCGGCACCGACCGATCTGACCGTGCATGTCCCCCCGGATCTGCGCTCGGGCAGCACGCGCAAGTGGTGGGATATCCCATCAGAGAATGTCTATGCCTTTGCCCTGTATATCTTTGGTCAGCTCAACCGCTGGCCCTCGGATGGCGAGCAGGATTATCGCCGCGCTATCTACAGCTTGCAGTCCTACCTGACACCCGCCTGCAAAGCCTTCCTCGACGGCGACTACGAGTACCGCAAGGCCGCTGGCGAGCTGCGCCAGCGGGTACGTGGCGTCTACGAAATTCTGGGCCGAGGCTACAGCGAAGATCCGGAACTCAGGGTCAAGCAACTCGATCGCGATAGCTGGCTGGTCACCCTCGACCTCAACGCCGATGAGTATTACGCCGCCGAACCGGTGAAACGGGTGGTGGTGCGTTATCCATTGCGCGTGGTGCGTTTTGATCTGGACCCCGAACGCAACAAGTGGGGGCTGGCATTGGATTGTTATCAGGGCACGCCGCAAAAAATCGCTCTGCCTGGAGGTGAGCCATGA
- the traD gene encoding type IV conjugative transfer system coupling protein TraD: protein MAEHAMESKLRPAVELYTVAICIAAAVLCVYSPWAVALSPEIGLVAALAYALLGLIRLRQAWEVLRYRRNIRRLPRYELTSRQIPVSRKRLFMGRGFRWTRLHTQRLVEAQDPAVAHYVDQPTRYRLARGLERRLEHAPFPLSTLARVTAWDSAFNPLRPLPPVGGSPLLHGVEPDETEVSLPLGERVGHTLVLGTTRVGKTRLAEVYITQDIHRVEHEVVIVFDPKGDADLLKRMYVEAKRAGRENEFYVFHLGWPEISARYNAVGRFGRISEVASRIAGQLSGEGNSAAFREFAWRFVNIIARALIELGRRPDYLQIQRHVVNIDALFIEYAQQFFAKTDPKAWEVIVQLEGKLTEKNIPRHMIGREKRVVAIEQYLAAKRVFDPVLDGLRSAVRYDRTYFDKIVASLLPLLEKLTTGKTAQLLAPNYTDLDDPRPIFDWMQIIRKRGIVYIGLDALTDAEVAAAVGNSMFADLVSVAGHIYKHGIDHGLPASSSSSDKLPINLHADEFNELMGDEFIPLINKGGGAGIQVTAYTQTLSDIEARIGDRAKAGQVIGNFNTLQMLRVRETATAELLTQQLPKVNVLTKTLVSGATDTSDPEANTDFTSSSQDRVSSTSVPLIEPAHIVSLPKGQMFSFQAGGQLWKVRMPLPKPSNDDAMPKDLQELTQRMRATYNEQAGQWWSASGGGPTTNFDLDQVG from the coding sequence ATGGCCGAGCATGCGATGGAGTCCAAGCTCCGCCCCGCAGTGGAGCTATACACCGTAGCGATCTGCATCGCCGCCGCGGTGTTGTGCGTGTACTCGCCCTGGGCCGTGGCCCTGTCACCCGAGATCGGTCTGGTTGCAGCGCTGGCCTATGCCCTGCTCGGTTTGATCCGCCTCCGACAAGCCTGGGAAGTGTTGCGCTATCGGCGCAATATCCGCCGGCTGCCTCGCTACGAGCTGACCAGCCGGCAGATTCCGGTGAGCCGCAAACGTCTGTTCATGGGCCGCGGCTTTCGCTGGACCCGCCTGCACACCCAGCGCTTGGTTGAGGCCCAGGATCCTGCCGTCGCTCACTACGTCGACCAACCGACCCGTTACCGCCTGGCACGTGGACTCGAACGTCGCCTAGAACATGCACCGTTTCCGCTCTCGACACTGGCCCGTGTCACGGCCTGGGACAGCGCCTTTAATCCGTTGCGCCCTTTACCCCCAGTCGGTGGCTCACCGCTGTTGCATGGGGTTGAGCCCGACGAAACGGAAGTCAGTCTGCCGCTGGGTGAACGAGTCGGACATACCCTCGTGCTGGGCACGACCCGTGTTGGCAAGACGCGACTCGCCGAGGTGTATATCACCCAGGACATACACCGCGTCGAACACGAGGTAGTGATTGTCTTCGATCCGAAGGGCGATGCCGACCTGCTCAAGCGCATGTACGTCGAAGCCAAACGCGCCGGTCGAGAAAATGAGTTCTATGTTTTCCATCTAGGCTGGCCAGAAATCTCCGCGCGCTACAACGCCGTGGGACGTTTCGGGCGCATCTCGGAAGTGGCGTCGCGCATCGCTGGGCAGCTCAGCGGCGAAGGAAACTCCGCAGCTTTCCGTGAGTTTGCCTGGCGCTTCGTCAACATCATTGCCCGGGCTTTGATCGAGTTGGGCCGACGCCCAGACTACCTGCAGATCCAGCGCCATGTGGTCAATATCGACGCGCTGTTCATCGAGTACGCCCAGCAGTTTTTCGCCAAGACCGACCCTAAGGCGTGGGAGGTGATCGTCCAGCTCGAAGGCAAACTCACCGAGAAAAACATTCCCCGGCATATGATCGGACGCGAAAAGCGCGTGGTGGCCATCGAACAATACCTGGCGGCGAAACGGGTGTTCGATCCGGTGCTGGATGGACTGCGGTCAGCAGTGCGTTACGACCGCACTTACTTTGACAAAATCGTGGCTTCGCTACTGCCGCTGCTGGAGAAACTTACCACCGGCAAGACCGCCCAACTACTGGCTCCCAACTACACCGATTTAGATGATCCGCGGCCAATCTTCGATTGGATGCAGATCATCCGTAAACGCGGCATCGTCTACATCGGTCTGGATGCACTGACCGATGCCGAGGTGGCTGCCGCCGTCGGCAACTCCATGTTCGCCGACTTGGTCTCGGTCGCGGGCCACATCTACAAACATGGCATTGACCATGGCCTGCCCGCATCGAGCAGCAGCAGTGACAAGCTGCCGATCAACCTGCATGCCGATGAGTTCAACGAGTTGATGGGCGACGAATTCATCCCGCTGATCAACAAGGGCGGTGGCGCTGGCATCCAGGTGACGGCTTACACCCAGACCCTCAGTGATATCGAAGCGCGCATTGGTGATCGCGCCAAGGCCGGCCAGGTTATTGGTAACTTCAATACGTTGCAGATGCTCCGCGTACGCGAGACTGCCACCGCGGAGCTGCTCACACAGCAGTTGCCCAAGGTCAACGTGCTGACCAAGACCCTGGTGTCGGGTGCCACCGACACCTCCGATCCTGAAGCCAACACGGACTTCACCTCGTCCTCACAGGACCGTGTCAGCAGCACCAGTGTGCCGCTGATCGAGCCCGCACATATCGTCAGTCTGCCCAAAGGGCAAATGTTCTCCTTCCAGGCCGGTGGGCAGCTCTGGAAAGTGCGCATGCCATTGCCAAAACCCTCTAACGACGATGCCATGCCCAAGGACCTGCAGGAGCTCACCCAGCGAATGCGGGCCACCTACAACGAGCAGGCAGGGCAATGGTGGAGCGCAAGCGGTGGCGGCCCAACAACCAACTTCGATCTGGATCAGGTGGGGTAG
- a CDS encoding TIGR03752 family integrating conjugative element protein, producing the protein MKANALLKWLVPAALLAVVLIILKTWVAGNSTPSPANPVDQGNLQLSAEQAKSLGIAGDTPRDTVATLIGQVKAMRSDMLGLKKHNDSLQMENNRLHERENSVDSRIQTALGSVTQQVDEGRRQANEARLKAEQESRQARGLLTQLQDQLSGLTGKDKDMPIGLGLEPGDGAQFEGQHSANDALQWIEPSDAPPTDARSKTKAASALSLPTAFNSLEGLKDNAIDRSQKQLREVTKGERDLTRSADRNEGAQPIYTIPENATLMGSVAMTALIGRVPVDGTVNDPYPFKVLVGPENLTANGIDLPDVVGAVMSGTASGDWTLSCVRGQVESITFVFTDGTIRTVPQPKAVASRNAPTTQSSNTDKIRGGLGYLSDPYGIPCIAGERRSNAQQYLGSQSLITAAGAGVAALLGDEQNNSSVISSGGSTLGVTNSTGNSALNSILSGGVSDIREWVNKLYGEAFAAVYVPPAAQVALHLDHEITIDYEPKGRSVRHEKDQVSLPDLD; encoded by the coding sequence ATGAAGGCTAACGCACTGCTCAAATGGCTGGTGCCGGCTGCGCTGCTGGCCGTGGTGTTGATTATCTTGAAAACCTGGGTCGCGGGTAACAGCACGCCCTCTCCAGCAAACCCAGTTGATCAGGGCAATCTTCAGTTATCCGCCGAGCAAGCTAAGTCGCTCGGTATTGCGGGCGACACCCCACGCGATACGGTCGCCACCCTGATCGGCCAGGTGAAGGCCATGCGCAGCGACATGCTCGGTTTGAAGAAACACAACGATTCACTGCAGATGGAGAACAATCGCCTGCACGAGCGGGAAAACAGTGTCGATTCGCGTATCCAGACGGCGCTTGGCAGTGTGACCCAACAGGTCGACGAAGGCCGCCGGCAAGCCAACGAGGCCAGACTCAAAGCGGAACAAGAGAGTCGTCAGGCTCGCGGTTTGCTGACGCAGTTGCAGGACCAGTTGTCGGGGCTGACCGGCAAAGACAAGGATATGCCGATCGGACTGGGGCTTGAGCCGGGCGACGGTGCTCAGTTCGAAGGGCAGCATTCTGCCAATGATGCGCTGCAGTGGATTGAGCCCTCGGATGCTCCGCCCACCGACGCCCGGAGCAAAACCAAGGCCGCGTCCGCCCTGAGTCTGCCTACTGCCTTCAACTCACTGGAGGGTTTGAAGGACAATGCCATCGACCGCAGCCAGAAGCAGTTACGCGAGGTTACCAAGGGTGAACGTGACCTGACACGCTCCGCTGATCGTAACGAAGGCGCGCAGCCGATCTACACCATTCCCGAAAACGCCACGCTGATGGGCTCGGTCGCCATGACCGCGCTGATCGGCCGGGTTCCGGTGGACGGCACCGTGAATGATCCCTATCCCTTCAAGGTACTGGTTGGTCCGGAGAACCTGACCGCCAACGGGATCGACCTGCCAGACGTCGTGGGTGCCGTGATGAGCGGCACGGCGTCCGGTGACTGGACCCTGTCCTGCGTACGCGGACAGGTCGAGTCGATCACTTTCGTATTCACAGACGGCACCATCCGCACGGTGCCTCAGCCGAAGGCGGTAGCCAGCCGCAATGCCCCCACAACCCAGAGTTCGAACACCGACAAGATTCGTGGCGGCCTCGGTTATCTGTCCGATCCGTATGGCATTCCTTGCATCGCCGGCGAGCGCCGCTCGAACGCTCAGCAATACCTCGGTAGCCAGAGCCTGATCACCGCCGCCGGCGCCGGCGTCGCCGCCTTGCTCGGGGATGAGCAGAACAACAGCAGCGTGATCAGTTCAGGTGGCAGCACGCTCGGGGTTACCAACAGCACGGGCAACAGCGCGCTGAATTCAATTCTCAGTGGTGGGGTCAGCGACATCCGCGAGTGGGTCAACAAGCTGTATGGCGAGGCCTTTGCTGCCGTGTACGTGCCACCGGCCGCCCAAGTCGCCCTGCACCTCGACCATGAGATCACCATCGACTACGAGCCCAAGGGCCGGAGCGTTCGCCATGAAAAAGACCAAGTTTCTCTGCCTGACCTCGATTAG
- a CDS encoding RAQPRD family integrative conjugative element protein: protein MPTTPIRCSLLFVLATIHLNSDAAPADEEAQLSLVRQQLDVIERLTAQAERSSNAQPNERYRFDYPQLIQDIQRIRQGVQDYLSPSRAQPRDPAELIGDYRLDTPSAESSP, encoded by the coding sequence ATGCCAACGACACCGATCCGCTGTTCGCTGCTGTTTGTGCTAGCCACTATCCATTTAAACAGTGATGCCGCACCGGCTGATGAAGAGGCACAACTCAGTCTAGTCCGGCAGCAGCTCGACGTTATCGAACGTCTAACCGCTCAAGCCGAGAGATCCAGCAACGCTCAACCGAATGAGCGCTACCGCTTCGACTACCCCCAACTGATCCAAGACATCCAGCGCATCCGCCAAGGGGTGCAGGACTATCTGTCCCCCTCTCGCGCTCAACCCCGCGATCCCGCTGAATTGATCGGCGATTACCGCCTCGACACTCCGTCCGCGGAGTCCTCGCCATGA
- a CDS encoding PilL N-terminal domain-containing protein produces the protein MERFFTPVCLLGLLSACSAQISTLLPTNPETDGCSNRPQLSRSRADESHPSELRYGRYTLVSTEPTTEQRDLLAQIIDVSIPSNLNPSVQEAMHYVLQRSGYSLCPAAEPVNILFTRPLPAAHYRLGPISLRSALQVLAGPAWQLTIDEVGRSVCFERQKNDAAVVRVAPSAPHQPEARP, from the coding sequence ATGGAGCGTTTTTTCACGCCTGTCTGCCTGCTGGGCTTGTTGAGTGCCTGCAGCGCGCAAATCTCCACCCTATTGCCGACTAATCCAGAGACTGACGGCTGCTCTAACCGGCCCCAGTTATCGCGGAGCCGGGCCGACGAAAGCCATCCGTCAGAGCTCCGCTATGGCCGCTATACGCTGGTCAGCACCGAGCCCACCACGGAGCAACGTGATCTTCTCGCTCAAATCATTGACGTGAGCATCCCGTCCAACCTGAATCCCTCGGTACAGGAGGCGATGCACTACGTGCTGCAGCGCTCGGGGTATTCGCTCTGCCCTGCTGCCGAACCAGTAAATATACTGTTTACCCGGCCTCTGCCCGCTGCCCATTACCGGCTCGGGCCGATTTCTTTGCGCAGCGCGCTACAAGTACTGGCTGGCCCCGCCTGGCAACTCACGATCGATGAGGTTGGCCGTTCGGTCTGCTTCGAACGGCAAAAAAATGATGCTGCCGTCGTGCGGGTCGCACCCAGCGCGCCCCATCAGCCGGAGGCACGCCCATGA
- a CDS encoding TIGR03750 family conjugal transfer protein — protein MNDAIERLADGTLVFLPERLNRDPAVLRGLTNDEMWVALGVGALVGLVLGVPLTIATASIAVAPTSMIASMAVVLFAGGTLLRRAKRARPETWLYRKLEWTLASRWRLGRSSLILHSGAWTVRRSRRLRPALSRWQP, from the coding sequence ATGAACGACGCTATCGAACGCCTTGCCGACGGCACCTTGGTCTTTCTACCGGAGCGACTCAATCGTGATCCCGCCGTATTGCGTGGTTTAACCAATGATGAGATGTGGGTAGCGCTCGGTGTCGGCGCACTCGTCGGCCTGGTGTTGGGTGTTCCTCTGACGATCGCCACCGCCTCCATTGCAGTGGCGCCGACCAGCATGATCGCAAGCATGGCGGTGGTGTTATTTGCCGGTGGCACACTACTGCGTCGGGCCAAACGGGCTCGCCCCGAGACCTGGTTGTACCGCAAGCTCGAATGGACACTCGCCAGCCGTTGGCGCCTGGGTCGCAGCAGTTTGATTCTCCACTCCGGCGCCTGGACGGTCCGTCGTTCGCGTCGACTGCGCCCTGCCCTGTCCCGGTGGCAGCCATGA
- a CDS encoding TIGR03745 family integrating conjugative element membrane protein produces MLKCLASLKNNMRDRASQRLIGLLLVLGPSLAFAELPTMEAPSRGEGSGLIETIKNYAYDGGILLGLLIALLAFLGVAWHSLTVYADVQNQRKTWKDLGAVVGIGALLVVIIIWFLTKAAAIL; encoded by the coding sequence ATGCTCAAGTGCCTTGCCTCCCTGAAAAACAACATGCGTGATCGTGCGAGCCAGCGCTTGATCGGTCTGCTGCTGGTGCTCGGTCCAAGCCTGGCTTTTGCCGAGCTCCCCACCATGGAGGCTCCTTCACGCGGTGAGGGTTCCGGGTTGATCGAGACGATCAAAAACTACGCCTACGACGGCGGCATACTGCTCGGTCTACTGATCGCCCTGCTCGCGTTTCTCGGCGTGGCTTGGCATTCCCTGACCGTGTATGCCGACGTGCAGAACCAGCGCAAGACTTGGAAAGACCTCGGCGCCGTAGTCGGCATCGGAGCCCTGCTGGTGGTGATCATCATCTGGTTCCTGACCAAGGCTGCCGCAATTCTGTGA
- a CDS encoding integrating conjugative element protein: MKRLPSGYYFAVLLAALAQPGLSFAEVQPGGFTRPQFEASRPPINNKTQPARAIHADQSAFADETWILPVRSSHLSPGQITTRTLDMPGLQPFFLVGEDPQSLVWLHQRATELQEMGAAGLAVEVTDTEALARIRAAAPGITILPVNGNDIATRLQIEHYPVLITATSLEQ; this comes from the coding sequence ATGAAGCGACTTCCCAGTGGGTATTACTTTGCCGTGCTCTTGGCTGCGCTCGCCCAGCCGGGACTGTCGTTTGCAGAAGTTCAGCCTGGCGGTTTCACCCGCCCCCAGTTTGAAGCTTCCAGGCCGCCAATAAACAACAAGACTCAGCCTGCTCGGGCCATACATGCAGACCAATCTGCATTTGCCGATGAGACCTGGATACTGCCCGTGCGCAGCTCTCACTTGAGCCCAGGCCAGATCACAACTCGCACCCTGGACATGCCGGGCTTGCAGCCATTTTTCCTTGTCGGGGAAGATCCCCAATCGTTGGTTTGGCTGCATCAGCGTGCGACTGAACTGCAAGAAATGGGTGCGGCCGGCCTCGCCGTCGAAGTGACCGATACTGAAGCCCTGGCCCGAATTCGAGCAGCCGCGCCGGGCATCACCATCCTGCCGGTCAACGGCAACGACATCGCCACCCGCCTGCAGATAGAGCACTACCCGGTCTTGATCACCGCCACCTCACTGGAACAGTGA
- a CDS encoding TIGR03747 family integrating conjugative element membrane protein — MASSVRHTPPQPVQRPGLIISAISLILRIIGLLIASLLFSIFIEFAGLLLFWGDQGWRHSQAMLNSELGWLSEHFKASLIIQQPGQTIVQWLDFLNQWLLVKTGFADFARQAQVSSQGNGSWGWTNQLYVSIEDFVLAAVYVTFTFVVRLTILVLSTPLFLLATLTGFVDGLMRRDLRKFGAGRESSFVYHRAKRAVIPLLLVPWVMYLSLPFSLNPMAVFLPCAMMLGITTAITAATFKKHL, encoded by the coding sequence ATGGCGAGTTCCGTCCGGCACACGCCGCCACAACCGGTACAGCGCCCGGGGTTGATCATCTCGGCGATCAGCCTGATCCTGCGCATAATCGGATTGCTGATCGCCTCGTTGCTGTTCTCGATCTTCATAGAGTTCGCCGGCCTGCTGCTGTTCTGGGGCGATCAGGGTTGGCGACACAGCCAGGCCATGTTGAATAGCGAATTGGGATGGCTCAGCGAGCACTTCAAAGCTTCACTCATCATCCAACAGCCTGGACAGACGATTGTCCAGTGGCTGGATTTTCTCAATCAGTGGCTGCTGGTCAAGACTGGCTTTGCGGATTTTGCCCGGCAGGCGCAGGTGTCGAGCCAAGGCAACGGCTCTTGGGGCTGGACCAATCAGCTCTACGTGAGCATTGAGGACTTCGTGCTGGCGGCGGTATATGTGACCTTTACCTTCGTGGTGCGCCTGACCATTCTGGTCCTGTCCACACCACTATTTTTGTTGGCCACGCTCACCGGTTTTGTCGATGGCTTGATGCGCCGCGACCTGCGCAAGTTTGGAGCCGGGCGTGAAAGCAGTTTTGTCTATCACCGCGCTAAACGAGCAGTGATACCCCTGCTGCTCGTGCCCTGGGTCATGTATCTGTCCCTGCCCTTTTCGCTCAATCCTATGGCCGTCTTTTTGCCTTGTGCAATGATGCTCGGAATAACCACAGCTATCACCGCGGCGACCTTCAAAAAACACCTATAG
- a CDS encoding lytic transglycosylase → MATHRVSTIALLLTVLAVQADELPPPAYQLAAHDADIPSTVLFAIALQESGIRVRGRLLPWPWTLNIAGTPYRFATHQAACHALLQALAQHDAKRVDAGLGQTNLGYHGQLFSSPCEALDPDRNLAVTAALLQRHHAATGDWVSAAGRYHRPAGGTPAARYRAGFTRQLGRLSFKQGTPP, encoded by the coding sequence ATGGCTACGCATAGAGTGAGTACTATTGCGCTCCTGCTGACAGTGCTCGCCGTCCAGGCTGACGAACTTCCGCCTCCGGCCTATCAACTGGCGGCGCATGACGCCGACATCCCGTCTACGGTGCTGTTCGCGATTGCGCTGCAGGAGAGTGGTATCCGCGTCCGTGGCCGACTACTGCCCTGGCCGTGGACCTTGAACATCGCCGGAACACCCTACCGCTTCGCCACTCACCAGGCCGCCTGTCACGCCTTGCTCCAGGCGCTTGCCCAACATGACGCCAAGCGGGTCGATGCCGGACTGGGGCAAACCAACCTGGGCTACCACGGACAGCTTTTTTCCAGCCCCTGTGAAGCCCTCGACCCCGACCGAAATCTCGCCGTCACCGCCGCGCTGCTACAGAGGCATCACGCCGCCACCGGTGATTGGGTGTCAGCGGCCGGACGCTATCACCGCCCGGCAGGAGGAACGCCGGCCGCGCGTTACCGCGCCGGCTTTACCCGCCAACTCGGCAGGCTTTCCTTCAAACAGGGCACACCACCATGA
- a CDS encoding TIGR03758 family integrating conjugative element protein, whose translation MSMTDAQIAAFQNASGFAPQSSSTLWLSLVLVLTLLWCAWVMWTAYRGWAVGSVRFGAFGGSAARALLALLVLMFFTLS comes from the coding sequence ATGAGCATGACTGACGCTCAGATCGCAGCGTTCCAAAACGCCTCCGGCTTCGCACCGCAGAGCAGTTCGACGCTGTGGCTGTCCCTGGTTCTCGTCCTAACTTTGCTTTGGTGCGCCTGGGTGATGTGGACGGCCTACCGAGGTTGGGCGGTCGGCAGCGTGCGCTTCGGTGCCTTCGGTGGCAGCGCCGCGCGTGCGTTGCTCGCATTGTTGGTTCTAATGTTCTTCACCCTTTCCTAG
- a CDS encoding TIGR03759 family integrating conjugative element protein: MNRTPLSPVVCLVSLLSMGAAMSNPVTAPSQDRDTQSIPLGRSHSEQAASWGLTEQEWTRFERIQAGPRGFWSPNLDPLTALGVEAETDQERQRYADLQVAMEAKRAERELAYQNAYTVAWAKLFPGLLPIQGMASPPPASSSVAPRPALFVEDHCPACTAEAQRLQSSDTEFDIYLVGSQGEDERVRSWARQADIDPSKVQRRQITLNHDRGRWFSLGAPGPLPATFQQVNGQWLRIE, encoded by the coding sequence ATGAACCGAACGCCACTGTCCCCCGTCGTCTGTCTCGTTTCACTGCTTAGCATGGGCGCTGCGATGAGCAACCCTGTCACGGCACCGTCACAGGACCGGGACACACAGTCCATTCCCTTGGGACGCTCGCACTCTGAACAAGCTGCAAGCTGGGGTCTCACGGAGCAGGAGTGGACACGCTTCGAAAGGATTCAAGCCGGTCCGCGCGGTTTCTGGAGTCCGAACCTCGATCCGCTGACTGCGCTCGGCGTCGAGGCAGAGACCGACCAAGAACGCCAGCGCTATGCCGATTTACAAGTAGCGATGGAAGCCAAACGCGCCGAGCGCGAGTTGGCTTACCAAAACGCATACACCGTTGCCTGGGCCAAGCTGTTTCCCGGGCTGCTGCCGATCCAGGGCATGGCGTCCCCGCCCCCTGCCAGCTCATCGGTCGCGCCGCGCCCTGCTTTGTTTGTGGAGGACCACTGCCCGGCGTGTACCGCCGAAGCGCAACGCCTGCAAAGCAGCGACACGGAGTTCGATATCTACCTTGTGGGCAGCCAAGGCGAGGATGAACGCGTCCGTAGCTGGGCTCGGCAAGCAGACATCGATCCGTCCAAGGTTCAACGCCGGCAGATCACCCTGAACCATGACCGTGGCCGCTGGTTTAGCCTGGGTGCCCCGGGACCACTGCCTGCCACATTTCAACAGGTGAATGGACAATGGCTACGCATAGAGTGA
- a CDS encoding TIGR03749 family integrating conjugative element protein: MKRIFTPGLTIALMLWGAAAQAVELMRWERLPLAVPLVINQERVVFIDEDVRVGLPSTLTGKLRVQSSGGALYLRASEAIAPTRLQLQSVATGEIILLDIAATPGDQPLEPVRILKNAQRQPTEAESSTVPVPERTPIPVALTRYAAQSLYAPLRTVESLPGVRRVPLKLRTELPTLLPTENVSSTPIAAWRLGNYWVTAVKLRNRGSDTVKLDPRRLQAKLFAAAFQHAFLGPVGSAEDTTIAYLVTRDAGLEHAVLLPPAARGADDEG; this comes from the coding sequence ATGAAGCGGATTTTTACCCCGGGGCTCACCATCGCACTGATGCTATGGGGAGCAGCAGCGCAGGCCGTCGAGTTGATGCGCTGGGAACGCCTCCCTCTCGCGGTCCCGCTGGTGATCAATCAGGAACGAGTGGTCTTTATCGATGAGGATGTTCGAGTCGGCCTGCCCTCAACTCTGACAGGCAAACTGCGCGTGCAATCATCCGGTGGCGCGCTGTACCTGCGCGCGTCGGAAGCCATTGCTCCGACCCGACTACAACTGCAATCGGTCGCGACGGGCGAGATCATCCTCTTGGACATTGCAGCCACGCCTGGCGATCAACCGCTGGAACCCGTGCGTATTCTCAAGAATGCTCAACGGCAGCCTACCGAGGCTGAATCTAGCACCGTCCCTGTTCCAGAACGTACGCCAATCCCGGTCGCTTTGACACGCTACGCCGCACAAAGCCTGTACGCGCCGCTACGCACCGTGGAGTCCCTGCCCGGCGTACGCCGCGTCCCGCTCAAGCTGCGCACCGAACTGCCAACCCTGCTGCCGACCGAAAACGTGTCCAGCACACCCATCGCCGCCTGGCGACTCGGTAATTACTGGGTGACGGCGGTGAAGTTGCGCAATCGTGGTTCAGATACGGTGAAGCTCGATCCACGTCGACTTCAGGCCAAGCTGTTCGCCGCGGCTTTCCAGCATGCTTTCCTCGGACCTGTCGGCAGCGCTGAAGACACCACGATTGCCTACCTCGTCACCCGCGATGCCGGCCTCGAACACGCCGTGCTGCTCCCGCCCGCTGCGCGAGGTGCTGACGATGAAGGCTAA